GTTTCGGCATCTTTGGAAATTTCGGTCGGAAAAATCTCAGTGGAGACTTTCCAGGATTTTTGTTTCACCTCTTGGCCAAAGCCTTGTCCACCTTGGCGATGGTTCCCCATCAAACTGAGGAGGGACATGGGATCATCACTTTCGGGCATGACAATTCGGGGCATGAAAAATTCCCGCACCTTGAGCCGGGCCATGTATTCGGCATTGCCGCCCAAAATAATGTCCGTTCCCCGCCCCGCCATATTGGTGGAAATGGTTACCGCACCTTTACGACCGGCCTGGGCAATAATTTCTGATTCCCGCTCGACATTTTCCGGTTTGGCGTTTAAGAGGTTGTGGGGAATACCCTGCTGTTGGAGGAGGACGGAGAGGATTTCGGATTTTTCCACGCTGGTTGTACCCACCAGTACCGGCCGGCCAGCAATATGCATCTCCGCACATTCTTGGGCTACCGCCTGCCACTTGGCCATTTCTGTTTTATAGACCACATCGGAAATATCCCGGCGGCTACTAGTGCGATTGGTGGGAACAACGGTGACTTCGAGTTTATAGATTTTTTCCAGTTCTGCTTCTTCGGTTTTGGCCGTGCCGGTCATGCCGCCGAGTTTCGGATAGAGCAAGAACAGGTTTTGGTAGGTAATGGTGGCTAAGGTTTGGGATTCATTTTGGATTTCGACTCGCTCTTTGGCCTCAATGGCCTGGTGTAACCCGTCACTCCAGCGCCGGCCTGGCATTACCCGTCCGGTAAATTCATCCACAATGACAATTTCTTCACCGCGAATGATATAGTTCACATCTTTAATGAACAGTTCTTTGGCTTTGATGGCGTTGAAAATGTAGTGGGCCCAGGGGTCTTCGGGATCGAAGAGATCTTCGACACCGAGAAGTTTTTCCGCTTGAATAAAGCCTTCATCGGTCATCAGGACGTTGCGAGCTTTTTCATCTACTTCGTAGTGGTCTTCAGCATTGAGGGATCGGGCAATATCGGCGGCCTGCAAATACTTTTCCGTGGGGCGTTCCACTTGACCGGAAATGATTAAGGGGGTGCGGGCTTCGTCAATCAGAACCGAGTCCACTTCGTCAATCACACAATAGTGAAATGGCCGCTGGACGACTTCTGCCATTGAGGTGGCCATGTTGTCTCGCAAATAGTCAAAACCAATTTCGCTGTTGGTGGCATAGGTGATATCGCAGGCATAGCTTTTTTGGCGTTCTTGGGGCGGCATTTGCTGTTGAATCAGGCCCACTGTTAGCCCCAAAAACCGATGGACTTGCCCCATCCATTCCGCATCTCGGCGGGCCAAGTAATCATTGACGGTGATGATGTGAACCCCTTTCCCGGTGAGCGCGTTGAGATAGGCTGGCAGGGTTGAGACGAGGGTTTTGCCTTCCCCGGTTTTCATCTCAGCAATTTGGCCATCGTGGAGAATCATGCCGCCAATTAGCTGCACATCAAAGTGACGCAATCCTAAGACCCGACGCGAGGCTTCTCTAACAACGGCAAAAGCTTCGGGTAAGAGATCATCCAGGGTTTCCCCTTTTTCTAGACGTTGCTTAAATTCACTGGTCTTGGCCTGGAGTTCGGCATCACTGAGGGGTTGGATGTCTTCTTCGAGGAGGTTGATGTCACTCACCAAGG
Above is a window of Pseudocalidococcus azoricus BACA0444 DNA encoding:
- the secA gene encoding preprotein translocase subunit SecA; this translates as MLKAIFGDPNQRKLKKYQPLVSDINLLEEDIQPLSDAELQAKTSEFKQRLEKGETLDDLLPEAFAVVREASRRVLGLRHFDVQLIGGMILHDGQIAEMKTGEGKTLVSTLPAYLNALTGKGVHIITVNDYLARRDAEWMGQVHRFLGLTVGLIQQQMPPQERQKSYACDITYATNSEIGFDYLRDNMATSMAEVVQRPFHYCVIDEVDSVLIDEARTPLIISGQVERPTEKYLQAADIARSLNAEDHYEVDEKARNVLMTDEGFIQAEKLLGVEDLFDPEDPWAHYIFNAIKAKELFIKDVNYIIRGEEIVIVDEFTGRVMPGRRWSDGLHQAIEAKERVEIQNESQTLATITYQNLFLLYPKLGGMTGTAKTEEAELEKIYKLEVTVVPTNRTSSRRDISDVVYKTEMAKWQAVAQECAEMHIAGRPVLVGTTSVEKSEILSVLLQQQGIPHNLLNAKPENVERESEIIAQAGRKGAVTISTNMAGRGTDIILGGNAEYMARLKVREFFMPRIVMPESDDPMSLLSLMGNHRQGGQGFGQEVKQKSWKVSTEIFPTEISKDAETLLRSAVDFAVKQYGERSLPELQAEDLLAVAAEKAPTQDPVIQKLREAYNLIRHEYEAFTGREHQEVVELGGLHVIGTERHESRRIDNQLRGRAGRQGDPGSTRFFLSLEDNLLRIFGGDRVASLMNAFRVEEDMPIESRILTGSLENAQKKVETYYYDIRKQVFEYDEVMNNQRRAIYAERRRVLEGEDLKDRVLEYAEKTMDDIVVAYVNPELPAEEWDLASLVSKVQEFVYLLADLEPEHLANLSVAEMQLFLHEQVRTAYERKEAEIDQIQAGLMRQAERFFILQQIDTLWREHLQQMDALRESVGLRGYGQEDPLVEYKREGYEIFLDMMIMIRRNVVYSLFQFQPQMPATTTEVTTEVV